A genomic region of Micropterus dolomieu isolate WLL.071019.BEF.003 ecotype Adirondacks linkage group LG11, ASM2129224v1, whole genome shotgun sequence contains the following coding sequences:
- the maco1b gene encoding macoilin-2 isoform X1: protein MKRRNADCSKLRRPLKRNRITEGIYGSTFLYLKFLVVWALVLLADFVLEFRFEYLWPFWLFIRSVYDSFRYQGLAFSVFFVCVAFTSDIICLLFIPVQWLFFAASTYVWVQYVWHTERGVCLPTVSLWILFVYIEAAIRFKDLKNFHVDLCRPFAAHCIGYPVVTLGFGFKSYVSYKMRLRKQKEVQKENEFYMQLLQQALPPEQQMLQRQEREAEEAAAAAAKGISELDTPPVSQNGAPANKKTSAPLPELEYREKGKEGRGGGDAKKQHNSIFPTSVDSKLQEMEYMENHMNNKRLTTELGSTENLLLKEDNNSSCSSSSSSSSKNYKNASSNAATLNSSPRSHSTTNGSVPSSAPSSSSSTGKNEKKHKLAVGKGTGGSHKDPTDNCIPNNQLSKPEALVRLEQDVKKLKADLQASRQVEQDLRSQIGSLGSAERSIRTELGQLRQENELLQNKLHNAVQAKQKDKQAVGQLEKRLKAEQEARATAEKQLADEKKRKKLEEATAARAVALAAASRGECTDTLRRRITELETECKKLTMDNKLKEDQIRELELKVQELHKYKENEKDTEVLMSALSAMQDKTQHLENSLSAETRIKLDLFSALGDAKRQLEIAQGQTLQKDQEIKDLKQKIAEVMAVMPSISYTADTSSMTPVAPHYSSKFMDTNPSCLDPNASVYQPLKK from the exons ATGAAGCGGCGCAATGCGGACTGCAGCAAACTCCGGCGGCCGTTAAAACGGAACCGAATCACTGAGGGTATATACGGCAG TACCTTCCTGTATCTGAAGTTCCTGGTGGTGTGGGCACTGGTGCTACTGGCAGACTTTGTGCTGGAGTTCAGGTTTGAATACCTCTGGCCATTCTGGCTCTTCATCCGGAGTGTATACGACTCCTTTAGATACCAGGGGCTG GCCTTCTCAgtattctttgtgtgtgttgcgtTTACTTCGGACATCATTTGCCTCCTCTTCATCCCAGTGCAATGGCTATTCTTCGCTGCCAGTACCTATGTGTGGGTGCAGTATGTTTGGCACACAG agAGAGGTGTCTGTCTGCCCACCGTGTCTCTGTGGATACTCTTTGTTTACATAGAGGCAGCCATCAGATTCAAAGACCTAAAGAACTTCCACGTGGATTTGTGTCGTCCTTTTGCTGCACACTG CATTGGCTACCCAGTGGTCACGCTGGGCTTCGGCTTTAAGAGCTATGTGAGCTATAAGATGCGCCTCCGGAAACAGAAGGAGgtgcagaaagaaaatgagTTTTACATGCAGCTCTTGCAGCAGGCGTTGCCTCCAGAGCAACAGATGCTTCAGAGGCAAGAGCGAGAAGCAGAAGAAG cagcagcagcagcagctaaagGAATATCTGAACTGGACACACCTCCAGTGTCACAGAATGGCGCCCCAGCCAACAAAAAGACATCGGCACCACTGCCGGAGTTAGAGTATagagaaaaagggaaagaagGAAGGGGCGGCGGGGACGCTAAAAAGCAGCACAACAGCATCTTTCCAACATCAGTGGACTCTAAACTCCAGGAGATGGAGTATATGGAGAACCATATGAACAACAAGAGACTGACCACAGAGCTGGGCAGCACAGAGAATCTGCTGCTTAAAGAGGACAACaattcctcctgctcctcctcatcctcatcctcctccaaaaactacaaaaatgctAGCAGCAATGCCGCCACGCTCAACTCCTCGCCCCGCAGCCATAGCACTACCAACGGCAGCGTGCCCTCCTCTGCACCATCATCATCCTCTTCCACGGGGAAGAATGAGAAGAAGCACAAGTTAGCTGTTGGGAAGGGGACTGGTGGCTCCCACAAGGATCCCACAGACAACTGTATTCCCAACAACCAGCTGAGCAAGCCAGAAGCACTTGTTAG ATTGGAGCAGGATGTTAAGAAGTTGAAGGCAGACCTTCAGGCCAGCCGGCAGGTTGAGCAGGACCTGCGCAGTCAGATTGGCTCGCTGGGCAGCGCTGAGCGCTCCATACGCACTGAACTGGGCCAACTGCGCCAGGAGAATGAGCTGCTGCAGAACAA GCTCCATAATGCTGTGCAGGCAAAGCAAAAGGATAAACAGGCAGTGGGCCAACTGGAGAAGAGGCTCAAAGCAGAGCAGGAGGCTCGAGCCACCGCTGAGAAACAGCTCGCAGATGAAAAGAAGCGGAAGAAGTTAGAGGAGGCCACAGCAGCCAGAGCAGTAGCACTAGCAGCAGCTTCCAG AGGGGAGTGCACAGACACGCTGCGGCGGCGAATCACTGAATTAGAAACTGAGTGTAAGAAACTAACAATGGATAACAAGTTAAAGGAAGACCAGATCAGAGAGCTGGAATTGAAAGTTCAA GAACTTCATAAATATAAGGAGAATGAAAAAGACACAGAGGTGCTGATGTCAGCGCTGTCAGCCATGCAGGACAAGACCCAGCACCTGGAGAACAGCCTGAGTGCAGAAACCAGGATCAAGCTGGACCTCTTCTCTGCACTGGGAGATGCCAAGAGACAGCTGGAGATTGCACAAG GTCAGACCCTGCAAAAAGACCAGGAGATAAAAGATCTGAAGCAGAAGATAGCCGAAGTGATGGCTGTAATGCCCAGCATCTCCTACACAGCCGACACCAGCAGCATGACTCCTGTGGCCCCCCACTACTCCTCCAAGTTCATGGACACCAATCCCTCCTGCCTAGACCCCAACGCCTCAGTTTACCAGCCACTCAAAAAGTGA
- the maco1b gene encoding macoilin-2 isoform X2: protein MKRRNADCSKLRRPLKRNRITEGIYGSTFLYLKFLVVWALVLLADFVLEFRFEYLWPFWLFIRSVYDSFRYQGLAFSVFFVCVAFTSDIICLLFIPVQWLFFAASTYVWVQYVWHTERGVCLPTVSLWILFVYIEAAIRFKDLKNFHVDLCRPFAAHCIGYPVVTLGFGFKSYVSYKMRLRKQKEVQKENEFYMQLLQQALPPEQQMLQRQEREAEEAAAAAKGISELDTPPVSQNGAPANKKTSAPLPELEYREKGKEGRGGGDAKKQHNSIFPTSVDSKLQEMEYMENHMNNKRLTTELGSTENLLLKEDNNSSCSSSSSSSSKNYKNASSNAATLNSSPRSHSTTNGSVPSSAPSSSSSTGKNEKKHKLAVGKGTGGSHKDPTDNCIPNNQLSKPEALVRLEQDVKKLKADLQASRQVEQDLRSQIGSLGSAERSIRTELGQLRQENELLQNKLHNAVQAKQKDKQAVGQLEKRLKAEQEARATAEKQLADEKKRKKLEEATAARAVALAAASRGECTDTLRRRITELETECKKLTMDNKLKEDQIRELELKVQELHKYKENEKDTEVLMSALSAMQDKTQHLENSLSAETRIKLDLFSALGDAKRQLEIAQGQTLQKDQEIKDLKQKIAEVMAVMPSISYTADTSSMTPVAPHYSSKFMDTNPSCLDPNASVYQPLKK, encoded by the exons ATGAAGCGGCGCAATGCGGACTGCAGCAAACTCCGGCGGCCGTTAAAACGGAACCGAATCACTGAGGGTATATACGGCAG TACCTTCCTGTATCTGAAGTTCCTGGTGGTGTGGGCACTGGTGCTACTGGCAGACTTTGTGCTGGAGTTCAGGTTTGAATACCTCTGGCCATTCTGGCTCTTCATCCGGAGTGTATACGACTCCTTTAGATACCAGGGGCTG GCCTTCTCAgtattctttgtgtgtgttgcgtTTACTTCGGACATCATTTGCCTCCTCTTCATCCCAGTGCAATGGCTATTCTTCGCTGCCAGTACCTATGTGTGGGTGCAGTATGTTTGGCACACAG agAGAGGTGTCTGTCTGCCCACCGTGTCTCTGTGGATACTCTTTGTTTACATAGAGGCAGCCATCAGATTCAAAGACCTAAAGAACTTCCACGTGGATTTGTGTCGTCCTTTTGCTGCACACTG CATTGGCTACCCAGTGGTCACGCTGGGCTTCGGCTTTAAGAGCTATGTGAGCTATAAGATGCGCCTCCGGAAACAGAAGGAGgtgcagaaagaaaatgagTTTTACATGCAGCTCTTGCAGCAGGCGTTGCCTCCAGAGCAACAGATGCTTCAGAGGCAAGAGCGAGAAGCAGAAGAAG cagcagcagcagctaaagGAATATCTGAACTGGACACACCTCCAGTGTCACAGAATGGCGCCCCAGCCAACAAAAAGACATCGGCACCACTGCCGGAGTTAGAGTATagagaaaaagggaaagaagGAAGGGGCGGCGGGGACGCTAAAAAGCAGCACAACAGCATCTTTCCAACATCAGTGGACTCTAAACTCCAGGAGATGGAGTATATGGAGAACCATATGAACAACAAGAGACTGACCACAGAGCTGGGCAGCACAGAGAATCTGCTGCTTAAAGAGGACAACaattcctcctgctcctcctcatcctcatcctcctccaaaaactacaaaaatgctAGCAGCAATGCCGCCACGCTCAACTCCTCGCCCCGCAGCCATAGCACTACCAACGGCAGCGTGCCCTCCTCTGCACCATCATCATCCTCTTCCACGGGGAAGAATGAGAAGAAGCACAAGTTAGCTGTTGGGAAGGGGACTGGTGGCTCCCACAAGGATCCCACAGACAACTGTATTCCCAACAACCAGCTGAGCAAGCCAGAAGCACTTGTTAG ATTGGAGCAGGATGTTAAGAAGTTGAAGGCAGACCTTCAGGCCAGCCGGCAGGTTGAGCAGGACCTGCGCAGTCAGATTGGCTCGCTGGGCAGCGCTGAGCGCTCCATACGCACTGAACTGGGCCAACTGCGCCAGGAGAATGAGCTGCTGCAGAACAA GCTCCATAATGCTGTGCAGGCAAAGCAAAAGGATAAACAGGCAGTGGGCCAACTGGAGAAGAGGCTCAAAGCAGAGCAGGAGGCTCGAGCCACCGCTGAGAAACAGCTCGCAGATGAAAAGAAGCGGAAGAAGTTAGAGGAGGCCACAGCAGCCAGAGCAGTAGCACTAGCAGCAGCTTCCAG AGGGGAGTGCACAGACACGCTGCGGCGGCGAATCACTGAATTAGAAACTGAGTGTAAGAAACTAACAATGGATAACAAGTTAAAGGAAGACCAGATCAGAGAGCTGGAATTGAAAGTTCAA GAACTTCATAAATATAAGGAGAATGAAAAAGACACAGAGGTGCTGATGTCAGCGCTGTCAGCCATGCAGGACAAGACCCAGCACCTGGAGAACAGCCTGAGTGCAGAAACCAGGATCAAGCTGGACCTCTTCTCTGCACTGGGAGATGCCAAGAGACAGCTGGAGATTGCACAAG GTCAGACCCTGCAAAAAGACCAGGAGATAAAAGATCTGAAGCAGAAGATAGCCGAAGTGATGGCTGTAATGCCCAGCATCTCCTACACAGCCGACACCAGCAGCATGACTCCTGTGGCCCCCCACTACTCCTCCAAGTTCATGGACACCAATCCCTCCTGCCTAGACCCCAACGCCTCAGTTTACCAGCCACTCAAAAAGTGA
- the rhd gene encoding rh blood group, D antigen, translated as MGPQYAPSLRSRLTPLLLFLQIGFIAIYAFYIEIESNVKVDGITFSSFYPEFQDVNVMVIVGFGFLGTFLVRYGFSGSGFNLLVAVIATQWAIILNGIESWYHRGKIPINLRSLVVAEMCTASALISIGAVMGKTNPVHLILIALLEVSGFVLNEWLLQTLLKVQPLNGIMLLHIFGAFFGLMLTWVLHRKGSEQRFEKEKFDSKTGLFSTLGTVFLWMFWPSFNSVLVDNRTPGTKLAAICSTYLALAVSAVTAAAVSVLSSPKGKLHPIHMQSCMLAGGVAVGVSMSAVHQPWEAMTIGFTAAVVSTIGFRYLKIHMLFAFQCHDTCAILSTHGLPGLLGWLAHLLIQIKDDHTTAIRFAVFHIYTLLITITLSLSMGIITGVILKWKFWRPPQDKKCFDDQAFWEFPHQAVRK; from the exons ATGGGTCCTCAGTACGCACCAAGTCTGCGCTCCCGTCTGACACCTTTGCTACTTTTTCTGCAGATAGGGTTCATTGCCATATATGCCTTTTACATTGAGATCGAAAGCAATGTAAAAGTAGATGGAATTACCTTCAGCAGCTTTTACCCAG AGTTCCAGGATGTGAATGTGATGGTGATTGTAGGTTTTGGCTTCTTAGGCACTTTTCTAGTGCGATATGGTTTCAGTGGCTCTGGGTTCAACCTCCTTGTGGCTGTCATTGCCACCCAATGGGCTATCATACTCAATGGCATTGAGTCCTGGTATCACAGAGGAAAGATCCCGATCAATTTGAGAAG CTTAGTAGTTGCTGAGATGTGCACTGCCTCTGCCCTCATTTCAATTGGAGCTGTGATGGGGAAGACCAACCCTGTGCACCTCATCCTCATCGCCTTGCTGGAGGTGTCAGGGTTTGTGCTGAATGAATGGCTCCTCCAGACTCTGCTGAAG GTCCAGCCTCTGAACGGCATCATGCTGCTTCACATCTTTGGGGCCTTCTTTGGACTCATGCTGACCTGGGTCCTGCATAGGAAAGGATCGGAGCAGCGTTttgaaaaagagaaatttgACAGCAAAACTGGATTATTCTCCACATTGG GCACTGTGTTTCTCTGGATGTTTTGGCCCAGTTTTAATTCAGTCCTTGTGGACAATCGCACACCTGGGACAAAGCTGGCGGCCATATGCAGCACCTACCTTGCCTTGGCTGTCAGTGCTGTTACAGCAGCTGCCGTGTCCGTGCTCTCCAGTCCCAAGGGAAAACTCCACCCG ATCCATATGCAGTCATGCATGCTTGCTGGCGGTGTTGCTGTTGGGGTTTCCATGTCGGCGGTTCATCAGCCATGGGAGGCCATGACAATTGGATTCACTGCTGCAGTTGTATCAACCATTGGGTTCCGGTATCTCAAG atCCACATGCTGTTTGCATTTCAGTGCCATGACACCTGCGCCATCTTGAGCACACATGGACTCCCTGGTCTACTGGGATGGCTAGCACATCTCCTCATACAGATTAAAGACGATCACACAAC GGCAATCCGGTTTGCTGTATTTCACATTTATACTCTTCTGATCACCATCACTCTAAGTCTGTCCATGGGAATCATTACAG GGGTCATACTCAAGTGGAAGTTCTGGAGACCACCCCAAGACAAGAAATGTTTTGACGATCAGGCTTTCTGGGAG TTTCCCCATCAGGCAGTGCGCAAATAA